From the Halococcus saccharolyticus DSM 5350 genome, the window GTATGCCCGGACCCGCATTCCTCGACGGCGATCACATCACACTTCGGACAATCGAAGAGGAGGACCTCGAATTCCTCCAGCGCATCATCAACGATCCCGAGGTCTGGCGCTCGCTCGGCGCGGTGACACCGGCGAACGCCGAACAGGAGCGCGAGTGGTTCGAGGGGATGACCGAGAGCGACGACATCTCGCTGCTCATCTGCGACGACGAGGAACCGGTCGGGACCATCGGTCTCAACGACATCAACGAGACCTGGGGCCACGCCGAGGTGGGCTACTGGGTGACGCCCGACGCGTGGGGCGAGGGCTACGCGACCGCGGCCACCGAACTTCTCGTCGGCTACGCGTTCGACCAGCGCCGGCTCAACAAGCTCGTCGCCAACGCCTTCGACTTCAACGCGGGTTCGCGACGCGTCCTTGAAAAGGTCGGATTCGTCGAAGAGGGCGTCCGCCGGGAGGAAGCGTTCGTGAACGGTGAGTTCGTCGACATTCACCGATACGGGCTGTTGGCCCGCGAATGGCGAGCGGACGATTGACAAGCTCGCACGGATCAGCGCACAAACGGCGTGATGTGGCTCCGATTTCACCGATCAGCCCAGTCGCGTCTCTAACTCGTGAAACGACTCGCCGCCCACCGGCCGATCGAACGCCGGTGTGGACGGCTGGTGGCGCTTGTGCCGTGTCGCGACGTGCATCTCGGCGTATTCGGCGACGGTTTCGGTGCTGATACCCAACTCGTCCGCGGTCCCCGCAATGCTCAGGTTCTCGTCGACGAGTTTGTGGAGGATGATGTCGAGCAGTCCGTAGGGTGCACCGAGATCGGTCTCGTCGGTCTGACCGACCCAGAGGTCGGCCGTCGCGGGTTTCTCGATGATCCGTGGCGGAACGTCGACGGCCGCGGCGAGCGCCCGGATTTCGGTTTTGTACAGACCGGCGAGCGGTCGGAGATCGGCAGCTCCATCGCCGTACT encodes:
- the nadE gene encoding NAD(+) synthase: YGDGAADLRPLAGLYKTEIRALAAAVDVPPRIIEKPATADLWVGQTDETDLGAPYGLLDIILHKLVDENLSIAGTADELGISTETVAEYAEMHVATRHKRHQPSTPAFDRPVGGESFHELETRLG
- a CDS encoding GNAT family N-acetyltransferase, coding for MPGPAFLDGDHITLRTIEEEDLEFLQRIINDPEVWRSLGAVTPANAEQEREWFEGMTESDDISLLICDDEEPVGTIGLNDINETWGHAEVGYWVTPDAWGEGYATAATELLVGYAFDQRRLNKLVANAFDFNAGSRRVLEKVGFVEEGVRREEAFVNGEFVDIHRYGLLAREWRADD